A genomic stretch from Sphingomonas faeni includes:
- a CDS encoding class I SAM-dependent methyltransferase — protein MSDIVSENSAPEIFDRSARRARRDRAAPRYAEHDFVRATMLDGIAERLDAVTRDFTDILDLGCFDGALVAPPGARVARCDAGFTFAATSNGVQADEDRLPFADASFDLVVSAGVLDQVNDLPGALSLIRRVLRPDGLFLGAFVGAGSLPALRGALRTAESERPAARLHPQIDVRSAGDLLMRAGFALPVADVETLDVGYRDLGRLFGDLRGMAASNILAQRQPLASGTVGRTIAAFADSADDRGRTHETFQIVFLTGWSPDPSQPKPARRGSATASLGAALGRGDHGKV, from the coding sequence GTGTCCGATATCGTTTCAGAAAATTCCGCCCCCGAGATCTTCGACCGCTCCGCGCGCCGCGCCCGCCGGGACCGTGCCGCGCCGCGCTATGCCGAGCATGATTTCGTGCGGGCGACGATGCTCGACGGGATTGCCGAACGGCTCGATGCGGTGACGCGGGACTTTACCGATATCCTCGATCTTGGCTGTTTCGACGGTGCGCTCGTCGCGCCACCAGGTGCGCGGGTGGCACGCTGCGATGCCGGCTTCACCTTCGCCGCCACGTCGAACGGCGTGCAGGCCGACGAGGACCGCCTTCCCTTCGCCGACGCGTCGTTCGACCTGGTGGTGAGCGCAGGCGTACTCGATCAGGTGAACGACCTGCCCGGTGCACTGTCCCTCATCCGCCGCGTGTTACGCCCCGATGGCCTGTTCCTCGGCGCGTTCGTCGGCGCGGGAAGCCTGCCCGCCCTGCGTGGTGCATTGCGGACGGCGGAGAGCGAGCGCCCCGCCGCGCGGCTTCACCCGCAGATCGACGTGCGATCCGCGGGCGACCTCCTCATGCGCGCGGGGTTCGCCTTGCCCGTCGCGGACGTCGAAACGCTGGACGTAGGGTACCGCGATCTAGGCCGACTGTTCGGCGACCTGCGCGGGATGGCGGCCAGCAACATACTCGCGCAGCGCCAGCCGCTGGCGTCGGGCACGGTCGGTCGGACGATCGCTGCGTTCGCGGATTCGGCGGACGATCGCGGCCGCACCCACGAGACGTTCCAGATCGTGTTCCTGACAGGCTGGTCGCCCGACCCCTCGCAGCCGAAACCGGCAAGGCGCGGTAGTGCGACCGCATCGCTGGGCGCCGCGCTCGGACGCGGCGATCACGGCAAGGTCTAG
- a CDS encoding ATP-binding response regulator — protein sequence MMYRWIVALAAAALSLAVAFSLVSAQPADVPVPDVAVGRYEATVADANATMLVDPAKALPKAVVAERYGAQIASEHARGVAIATAQWLQGEALLRINDPDKADPLIRGALASVKRYQPRSKLHADLLISMGWLDSYQGHVGSALIDYQLAFTIYRKLGDPRGQSRALVFIAMLYTQAKEPQTADRYYQQALDIYQGDVNIAVSVYNNRALVLAEDHQYKKAAEQFKLALDLAKQLNSRNLLELIYMNIARVQLELGNLTLADRAIANGRAMADPSDPSLAGRLTAIAAQLALQRGDLPRANRLIESALVGIDPKTTGMPYRDFHQTAYDIFEATGDAGSALVHLQALKRLDDAGTKLATDTKTALMAARFDFANQELKISQLKASELQRGIAFERAQARTQRHIFFGAGGAVAVVIALLAIGLVTIRRSRDQVRAANDDLAITNSALGKALSAKTEFLATTSHEIRTPLNGILGMTQVMLADPNLSADIRDRLGVVHGAGITMRALVNDILDVAKMETGNLTIETAPFDVCATVTDAARMWEEQARAKGLSFTVTLNGCPSMIMGDAARVRQIVFNLLSNALKFTKAGHVALNIEVGDDDRLRVAVSDSGIGIPADKIEDIFESFKQADPGTTRQFGGTGLGLSICRNLARAMGGDVSVSSVVGQGATFTLVLPVVRADTAVVDAVETDTRPITLVVDRNPITRSMFRTLMAPHGGPVVFAATVDDAVDHLGNGNVDRILIDDATIRGDGKALAGLSRIADAARVSGAETTLLWPVSAEAELTELLQTGITRVIAKPVTGSTLVAAMFGGSVSENNAKVDLVSHAA from the coding sequence ATGATGTATCGGTGGATCGTAGCGCTGGCTGCCGCGGCCTTGTCGCTTGCGGTGGCCTTCTCGTTGGTGTCCGCGCAGCCGGCCGACGTTCCGGTGCCCGACGTCGCGGTCGGCCGGTACGAGGCGACCGTTGCCGACGCCAATGCGACGATGCTGGTCGACCCGGCAAAGGCGTTGCCGAAGGCGGTCGTCGCCGAACGCTACGGCGCGCAGATCGCCAGCGAGCACGCGCGCGGCGTTGCGATCGCCACCGCGCAGTGGTTGCAAGGCGAGGCCCTTCTCCGCATCAACGACCCGGACAAGGCGGATCCGCTGATCCGGGGCGCGCTCGCGTCGGTGAAGCGCTATCAGCCGAGGTCGAAGCTTCACGCCGACCTGCTCATCTCGATGGGGTGGTTGGACAGCTATCAGGGTCATGTCGGCAGCGCGCTGATCGATTACCAATTGGCGTTTACCATCTATCGGAAACTCGGCGATCCCAGGGGGCAGTCGCGCGCGCTGGTCTTCATCGCCATGCTCTATACGCAGGCCAAGGAACCCCAGACCGCCGATCGCTATTATCAGCAGGCGCTCGATATCTATCAGGGCGACGTCAATATCGCGGTGTCGGTCTATAACAACCGCGCCTTGGTCCTTGCAGAGGATCATCAGTACAAGAAGGCAGCGGAACAGTTCAAACTGGCTCTCGACCTCGCCAAACAGCTCAACAGCCGAAACCTGCTCGAACTGATCTACATGAACATCGCGCGGGTGCAGTTGGAGCTCGGCAATCTGACGCTGGCGGACCGGGCGATCGCGAACGGGCGGGCGATGGCCGACCCTTCCGATCCCAGTCTTGCCGGACGTCTGACGGCGATCGCTGCGCAATTGGCGTTGCAACGTGGCGACCTGCCGCGGGCAAATCGGTTGATCGAAAGCGCACTCGTCGGGATCGATCCGAAGACGACGGGAATGCCGTACCGCGACTTCCACCAGACCGCGTACGACATCTTCGAGGCAACGGGCGATGCCGGGTCGGCACTGGTCCACCTCCAGGCGCTGAAGCGACTGGACGACGCCGGGACGAAGCTCGCCACCGATACGAAGACCGCGTTGATGGCGGCACGGTTCGATTTCGCGAACCAGGAACTGAAGATCAGCCAATTGAAGGCGAGCGAACTGCAGCGCGGCATCGCGTTCGAGCGCGCACAGGCGCGAACGCAGCGTCACATATTCTTCGGAGCGGGTGGGGCGGTCGCGGTCGTGATCGCGTTGCTGGCGATCGGGTTGGTCACTATCCGTCGCAGTCGGGACCAGGTCCGCGCCGCGAACGACGATCTCGCCATCACCAACAGCGCGCTGGGCAAGGCGCTCTCTGCCAAGACCGAGTTTCTCGCGACGACCAGCCATGAGATCCGAACCCCGTTGAACGGTATCCTCGGCATGACACAGGTGATGTTGGCGGATCCGAACCTGTCGGCGGACATACGCGATCGGCTGGGTGTCGTGCACGGTGCGGGAATAACGATGCGCGCGCTGGTCAACGACATCCTCGACGTCGCCAAGATGGAGACGGGCAACCTCACGATCGAGACCGCTCCGTTCGACGTCTGCGCCACCGTGACCGACGCCGCGCGGATGTGGGAGGAACAGGCGCGCGCGAAGGGCTTGTCGTTTACGGTCACGCTCAATGGCTGCCCCTCGATGATCATGGGCGACGCCGCACGGGTACGCCAGATCGTGTTCAACCTGCTGTCCAACGCTTTAAAGTTCACCAAGGCCGGGCACGTCGCGCTGAACATCGAGGTCGGCGACGACGATCGATTGCGCGTTGCCGTCAGCGATTCAGGGATCGGCATTCCGGCGGACAAGATCGAGGATATCTTCGAATCGTTCAAACAGGCGGATCCCGGAACGACGCGCCAGTTTGGCGGGACCGGGCTCGGGTTGTCGATCTGTCGCAATCTCGCGCGCGCGATGGGTGGCGACGTGTCCGTCAGCAGCGTCGTGGGGCAGGGCGCGACCTTTACGCTGGTTCTGCCGGTGGTCCGGGCCGACACGGCCGTGGTCGATGCCGTCGAAACGGATACGCGACCGATCACGCTGGTCGTCGATCGCAACCCGATCACGCGCAGCATGTTCAGGACGTTGATGGCGCCACACGGCGGACCCGTCGTTTTCGCGGCAACGGTCGACGACGCCGTCGATCACCTAGGCAACGGCAATGTCGATCGAATCCTGATCGACGACGCGACAATTCGTGGCGACGGCAAAGCGCTAGCCGGCTTGTCGAGGATCGCAGACGCGGCCCGTGTCTCGGGTGCCGAGACGACACTGTTATGGCCGGTCTCGGCCGAAGCCGAGCTTACCGAACTGCTGCAGACGGGGATCACGCGCGTGATCGCGAAACCGGTCACCGGCAGCACGCTGGTTGCAGCCATGTTCGGCGGATCGGTTTCGGAAAACAACGCAAAAGTGGACCTTGTATCGCATGCGGCATGA
- a CDS encoding flavin-containing monooxygenase: MAEHVDVIVVGAGISGIGTGYHLQTRCPDRSYVILEGRQSMGGTWDLFRYPGIRSDSDMHTLGFAFHPWTAAKSIADGPSIRAYVEDTAREYGIDRKIRYGHHVKSAAWSTEDARWTVEATGPDGALVTLTCNFLSMCAGYYNYAKAYSPKFEGADSFAGRIVHPQFWPEDLDYAGKNVVVIGSGATAVTLVPTMAQTAAHVTMLQRSPTYIVARPGEDRVANWLRGKLPSKAAYGITRWKNVLMGMFFYRLARKKPAKMKERMIGMVRDHLGPDYDVATHFTPRYNPWDQRVCLVPDGDLFAAINAGSASIVTDTIARITSEGIRLDSGKDLPADVIVTATGLELQLMSGVAFSLDGQPIELAGRLQYKGMMFDGVPNLCSTFGYTNASWTLKADLTAIYMCRLLNTMTKRGLRQATPHNDDPTMNSEAFLDFTSGYVQRAAASLPIQGERKPWKLNQNYALDVMALKFGSVDDAMRFSNPASAQARPDALSAA, from the coding sequence ATGGCCGAGCATGTCGACGTGATCGTGGTGGGTGCCGGCATCTCCGGGATCGGCACCGGCTACCATCTCCAGACCCGTTGCCCGGATCGTAGCTACGTCATCCTCGAAGGCCGTCAGTCGATGGGCGGGACGTGGGACCTGTTCCGCTATCCCGGCATCCGCTCCGATTCGGACATGCACACGCTGGGGTTCGCCTTTCATCCCTGGACCGCTGCCAAGTCGATCGCTGACGGTCCCTCGATCCGTGCCTATGTCGAGGATACGGCGCGGGAATATGGCATCGACCGGAAGATCCGCTACGGTCATCACGTCAAGTCGGCGGCGTGGTCGACCGAGGACGCCCGCTGGACGGTCGAGGCGACCGGACCTGACGGTGCACTGGTGACGCTGACCTGCAATTTCCTGTCGATGTGCGCGGGTTATTACAACTACGCCAAGGCGTATTCGCCCAAGTTCGAGGGCGCCGACAGCTTCGCCGGGCGGATCGTGCATCCGCAGTTCTGGCCCGAAGACCTCGACTATGCCGGCAAGAACGTCGTCGTGATCGGTAGCGGCGCGACCGCGGTCACCTTGGTGCCGACGATGGCGCAGACCGCCGCGCACGTGACGATGCTCCAGCGCTCGCCGACGTACATCGTCGCACGACCCGGCGAGGACCGCGTCGCGAACTGGTTGCGTGGGAAGCTGCCGTCGAAGGCCGCGTATGGCATCACGCGGTGGAAGAACGTTCTGATGGGCATGTTTTTCTACCGGCTCGCGCGCAAGAAGCCCGCGAAGATGAAGGAGCGGATGATCGGGATGGTCCGCGATCATCTCGGCCCCGACTACGACGTCGCGACCCATTTCACGCCGCGCTACAATCCGTGGGACCAGCGCGTCTGCCTCGTCCCCGACGGCGACCTGTTCGCGGCGATCAACGCAGGCAGTGCCTCGATCGTCACTGACACGATCGCGCGGATCACGTCCGAGGGCATCCGGCTCGATTCGGGCAAGGACCTGCCCGCCGACGTGATCGTCACCGCGACCGGGCTGGAACTGCAACTTATGAGCGGCGTCGCGTTCAGCCTCGACGGCCAGCCGATCGAGCTCGCCGGGCGGCTCCAGTACAAGGGCATGATGTTCGACGGCGTGCCGAACCTGTGCTCGACCTTCGGCTATACCAATGCGTCGTGGACGCTGAAGGCGGACCTGACGGCGATCTACATGTGCCGCTTGCTCAATACGATGACCAAGCGAGGTTTGCGCCAGGCGACCCCGCATAACGACGATCCGACGATGAATAGCGAAGCGTTCCTGGATTTCACGTCGGGCTATGTCCAGCGCGCCGCCGCGTCGCTTCCCATCCAGGGCGAGCGCAAGCCGTGGAAGCTCAATCAAAACTACGCCCTGGATGTCATGGCGCTGAAGTTCGGGTCGGTCGACGATGCGATGCGGTTCTCAAACCCCGCATCGGCTCAGGCGCGGCCGGATGCTTTATCGGCTGCCTAA
- a CDS encoding EAL domain-containing protein, giving the protein MRDIPDANIKVSPAGADTRRNDFGPSVERTRDAVYHAAHASWRFLMLAEIANFPVLRRHLGKPRADTLIVDVTARIAQALPGARIMVAGRETVEIAFESEARLVLDLAIAAVEAAFEQPFDIDGEPYVVHIRLGAAAAAAHRDEVLLIEEAEHALGEARAERVAIARDVTGSPAAMDRAELSLDLTRAIEREELFLQYQPKVHLRRQQVTSVEALVRWNHPTRGLVLPNDFIPLAEESEDIVALTLWTIRRSIADQKVLAEQGHDLRIFINIAGALLADARFVRRACVLVESSGAQLGFEITETSVIRDPDSAIANLQVFADIGIVIAIDDYGAGLSSLAYLKQLPARELKIDKLFVTQLTSSNRDPLIVRSTIDLAHALEMEVVAEGVESQAAMALLSVMGCDMIQGFLISRPINLDALIHFLDDGKYREMAADIRAPFNRLATVWQRG; this is encoded by the coding sequence ATGAGGGACATTCCGGACGCGAATATCAAGGTGAGCCCAGCGGGGGCGGACACGCGACGGAACGATTTCGGACCTTCGGTCGAGCGCACGCGCGACGCCGTTTACCACGCGGCTCACGCGTCGTGGCGGTTCCTCATGCTTGCGGAGATCGCCAATTTTCCCGTGCTGCGACGCCATCTCGGCAAGCCGAGGGCGGACACGCTGATCGTCGACGTGACCGCGCGAATCGCCCAAGCGCTGCCCGGCGCGAGAATCATGGTCGCTGGCCGCGAGACTGTGGAAATCGCCTTCGAAAGCGAGGCGCGTCTGGTGCTCGACCTCGCCATCGCAGCCGTGGAAGCGGCATTCGAACAGCCGTTCGATATCGATGGCGAACCCTATGTCGTGCATATCCGGCTCGGCGCCGCGGCGGCGGCGGCACACCGCGACGAGGTTCTCCTGATCGAAGAGGCCGAGCATGCCTTGGGCGAAGCCCGCGCCGAACGAGTCGCGATCGCACGGGACGTAACCGGCAGTCCGGCTGCAATGGATCGTGCCGAGTTGTCGCTCGATCTTACGCGCGCGATCGAGCGGGAGGAATTGTTCCTCCAATACCAGCCGAAGGTCCACCTCCGTCGCCAGCAGGTGACGAGCGTCGAGGCGCTGGTCCGCTGGAACCATCCGACGCGCGGACTCGTGCTGCCCAATGATTTCATCCCGTTGGCCGAAGAATCCGAGGATATCGTCGCGCTGACGCTGTGGACGATCCGTCGTTCGATCGCCGATCAGAAGGTTCTCGCAGAGCAAGGCCACGACCTGCGGATCTTCATCAATATCGCGGGCGCACTTCTGGCGGACGCGCGCTTCGTCCGACGTGCGTGTGTGCTGGTCGAGTCTAGCGGCGCCCAACTCGGGTTCGAGATCACCGAGACGTCCGTCATCCGCGATCCTGACAGTGCGATCGCCAACCTCCAGGTCTTTGCCGATATCGGGATCGTCATCGCGATCGACGACTACGGGGCCGGGCTTTCGTCGCTGGCCTATCTCAAGCAATTGCCGGCGCGCGAGTTGAAGATCGACAAGCTGTTCGTCACGCAGCTCACCAGCTCGAATCGCGACCCGCTGATCGTCCGCTCGACGATCGATCTGGCGCACGCGCTGGAGATGGAGGTCGTTGCGGAAGGCGTCGAGAGCCAGGCCGCGATGGCCTTGCTGTCGGTAATGGGCTGCGACATGATTCAGGGGTTTCTCATCAGCCGGCCGATCAATCTCGATGCGCTGATCCATTTCCTCGATGACGGCAAATACCGGGAGATGGCAGCGGATATACGCGCGCCGTTCAATCGACTGGCGACCGTCTGGCAGCGAGGCTGA
- a CDS encoding translocation/assembly module TamB domain-containing protein: MADNGTLPAEQVPVEQTVIVERRPLWQRILKWLAILVVSLIALVLIVLFGINTDPGRRLVADQIGGYTTASGLNIKVGRIDGSIYGAMTLSDVRVSDPKGVFLTSPKLAVDWRPFAFARNHVDVRSLTTPLVTLQRRPVLNATPSDPNAPLLPDLDIDVNRLVIDRFLIAKPVTGQTHIVKIDGAVHIADKRAQLTTNAAALTGPGIAGGDRLVLKLNAVPEQNKLDVNVKLTAPVGGVVATMGSLKAPLTATVDGRGSWASWQGRAIATLGGGQLANLGLTAKNGHIQVRGSTRPGLYLEGPVERLTAPQLDVAIDTTLNDRKADTRMTLKSDALAVDAGGLIDLSNSRFGNFAVNAKLLTPGAILPNLRGRDVTARVVFDGAFATPTVDYKVRAATISFGDMGVENLYAEGLARVNSDRILVPVKARARRVTGLNAAVGGLATNVAIDGDFAISGVNVLSDNLKIRSDKIDATAVVVANMATGRYTGALKGRVNNYRVDGIGIVNLTTDAKLVPGPNGGFGITGRIVAQTSQIFNEGARSFLGGNAIVRSDIGYSPEGIVTFHNLRMNAPKFRVTRGEGRFDPATGAVLVNADAYSTVYGPLSARVTGSATAPAVVLRAPRPGVGVGLVNLNARIVGRGGAYAVTASGGTNYGPFTADVLVTPGTQLAVDVRRVVFAGIVGSGRVVQTAAGPFAGALRFAGQGLSGNVRLANQGGYQRADVAARANGARIPGMVDFTIGRAIVSASAVLTPTPQIVADAQIADMRYGAIVLSAARAKVNYVGGNGTAQALLTGSNGVPFRLAVNAKLSPNNYLVAAQGQANGIDFRTVNPARIQAAGGVYRLSPTRIDFGGAGGGSARLAGSYGRGTNAQVRLDRLDLSTLSALVPNLGIGGKATGSLDFSQANSAALPTADARMTVTNFTRSGLAAVSDPVDIVFAGTLGGEGGTGRALVRRGTSVIGRMVANLRPLPAGRGSWSTRLMAAPLSGGIRYNGPSAVLFSFAAIPNQQLSGPIAVAADFSGRLQAPQLNGVVRADNLTYDNETYGTRLSQMRIAGRFSNTDLQLTQLSAKAGDGTVQAQGSIGFAADSGFPIDLRATLNNAQLAKSDAISATTSGTIHLTNGRDGGLIQGDLQIPEARYQIIRQGQAEVAELTGVRRKSDVVVARPTDRPAAPAVGLFKLDLRVRAPNQLFVSGMGLESEWEMDMRIGGTSAAPIVTGGLDIVRGTYSFSGKRFEVNRGQIRFRGGALTDPDINIQATTTTNGITVVINVTGTGQRPQIAFTSTPTLPQDEVLSRLLFGASPANLSATEAIQLASALNSLRGSGGGGLNPLGKLRSATGFDRLRVLGADEASGRGTSLAAGKYLTDNIYVEIVTDAKGFTSTQLEIALTRALSLLSAAGSSGGQSASLKYSKDY; the protein is encoded by the coding sequence ATGGCCGACAACGGCACTCTTCCTGCTGAGCAGGTCCCGGTCGAGCAGACCGTCATTGTCGAGCGGCGCCCGCTGTGGCAGCGCATCCTGAAGTGGCTCGCGATCCTGGTCGTGAGCCTGATCGCGCTCGTGCTGATCGTGCTGTTCGGGATCAACACCGATCCCGGCCGGCGGCTCGTCGCGGACCAGATCGGCGGGTATACGACCGCGTCGGGGCTGAACATCAAGGTCGGGCGGATCGACGGTTCGATCTACGGCGCGATGACGCTTAGCGATGTGCGGGTGTCGGATCCCAAGGGCGTGTTCCTGACGAGCCCGAAGCTGGCCGTCGACTGGCGCCCGTTCGCGTTCGCCAGGAACCATGTCGACGTGCGCTCGCTGACGACGCCGTTGGTCACGTTGCAGCGCCGCCCCGTGCTGAACGCGACGCCGAGCGATCCGAACGCGCCGTTGCTGCCCGATCTCGACATCGACGTGAACCGGCTGGTGATCGACCGCTTCCTGATCGCCAAGCCGGTGACCGGCCAGACGCATATCGTGAAGATCGACGGCGCGGTACACATCGCCGACAAGCGCGCGCAGTTGACGACCAACGCGGCGGCGCTGACGGGGCCGGGGATCGCAGGTGGCGATCGTCTGGTGCTGAAGCTCAATGCGGTGCCGGAGCAGAACAAGCTCGACGTGAACGTGAAGCTGACCGCACCCGTTGGCGGGGTGGTCGCGACGATGGGTTCGCTGAAGGCGCCGCTGACTGCGACCGTCGATGGTCGCGGCAGTTGGGCTTCGTGGCAGGGGCGAGCGATTGCGACTCTGGGCGGCGGGCAACTGGCGAACCTCGGGCTGACCGCGAAGAACGGGCATATCCAGGTGCGCGGGTCGACGCGTCCGGGCCTGTATCTCGAAGGACCGGTCGAGCGGCTGACCGCGCCACAGCTCGACGTGGCGATCGATACGACGTTGAACGACCGCAAGGCCGATACGCGGATGACGCTGAAGTCGGACGCGCTGGCAGTCGACGCTGGTGGCCTGATCGATCTCTCCAACAGCCGGTTCGGCAATTTCGCGGTGAATGCGAAGCTGCTGACGCCGGGGGCGATCCTGCCGAACCTGCGCGGTCGCGACGTCACGGCGCGCGTCGTTTTCGACGGTGCGTTCGCGACGCCGACGGTGGACTATAAGGTTCGCGCGGCGACGATCTCGTTCGGCGATATGGGCGTCGAGAACCTCTACGCCGAGGGCCTTGCCCGTGTGAACTCGGATCGCATTCTCGTGCCGGTCAAGGCGCGGGCGCGTCGCGTGACCGGCTTGAACGCGGCGGTTGGGGGTCTTGCGACCAACGTCGCGATCGATGGCGATTTCGCGATTTCGGGCGTCAACGTCCTCTCGGACAACCTGAAGATCCGCTCGGACAAGATCGACGCGACTGCGGTCGTGGTCGCGAACATGGCGACCGGGCGCTACACCGGCGCGCTCAAGGGGCGGGTCAACAATTACCGCGTCGACGGCATCGGCATCGTCAATCTCACGACCGACGCGAAGCTGGTACCGGGGCCGAACGGCGGCTTCGGGATCACCGGCCGGATCGTCGCGCAGACCTCGCAGATCTTCAACGAAGGCGCGCGCAGCTTCCTGGGCGGCAACGCGATCGTTCGTTCGGACATCGGCTACAGTCCCGAGGGCATCGTCACGTTCCACAATCTCCGCATGAACGCGCCAAAGTTCCGTGTGACGCGCGGTGAGGGCCGGTTCGATCCTGCCACGGGCGCGGTACTGGTCAATGCAGACGCGTATTCCACCGTCTACGGCCCGCTGTCCGCACGCGTAACGGGTAGCGCGACCGCACCCGCCGTCGTCCTGCGCGCACCGCGTCCGGGCGTTGGCGTCGGACTCGTGAACCTGAACGCCCGGATCGTCGGCCGCGGTGGCGCCTACGCCGTCACGGCGAGCGGCGGCACCAATTACGGGCCGTTCACCGCCGATGTGCTGGTGACGCCGGGTACGCAGCTCGCGGTAGATGTGCGCCGCGTGGTATTCGCCGGGATCGTTGGCAGTGGCCGCGTCGTCCAGACTGCGGCCGGTCCGTTCGCGGGTGCACTCCGGTTCGCGGGGCAGGGTCTGTCGGGTAATGTCCGGCTTGCCAACCAGGGTGGCTATCAGCGGGCTGACGTCGCGGCGCGTGCCAACGGTGCCCGGATTCCCGGCATGGTCGACTTCACCATCGGCCGCGCGATCGTCTCGGCCAGTGCTGTACTGACGCCGACGCCGCAGATCGTGGCGGACGCGCAGATTGCGGACATGCGTTACGGTGCGATCGTCCTTTCGGCGGCGCGTGCGAAGGTCAATTACGTCGGCGGCAACGGCACCGCGCAGGCGCTGCTGACGGGGTCGAACGGCGTTCCGTTCCGTCTCGCCGTCAACGCGAAGCTGAGCCCCAACAACTACCTCGTCGCCGCACAGGGCCAGGCGAACGGAATCGATTTCCGCACCGTCAATCCGGCGCGCATCCAGGCCGCGGGAGGCGTATACCGCCTGTCGCCGACCCGGATCGACTTCGGTGGAGCGGGTGGCGGTTCGGCGCGCCTGGCTGGCAGCTATGGTCGTGGCACGAACGCGCAGGTCCGGCTCGATCGCCTCGACCTGTCGACGCTGTCCGCGCTGGTCCCGAACCTCGGGATCGGTGGCAAGGCAACCGGCAGCCTCGACTTCTCGCAGGCGAATTCGGCCGCGTTGCCGACCGCCGACGCACGCATGACCGTCACCAATTTCACGCGGTCCGGCCTCGCCGCCGTCTCCGACCCCGTCGACATCGTGTTTGCCGGGACGCTTGGCGGCGAAGGCGGCACGGGTCGTGCACTGGTCCGTCGCGGGACGTCCGTCATCGGCCGGATGGTCGCGAACCTGCGGCCGCTGCCAGCGGGCAGGGGTTCGTGGAGTACGCGCCTGATGGCCGCGCCGCTGTCGGGCGGCATCCGCTATAACGGTCCGTCCGCGGTGCTGTTCAGCTTTGCGGCAATCCCCAACCAGCAGCTGTCGGGCCCGATCGCGGTCGCCGCCGATTTCTCGGGGCGTCTGCAGGCACCGCAACTCAACGGCGTCGTCCGTGCCGACAATCTGACGTACGACAACGAGACCTATGGGACGCGACTGTCGCAGATGCGGATCGCCGGGCGGTTCTCGAACACCGACCTGCAACTGACGCAACTCAGTGCGAAGGCCGGAGACGGTACCGTGCAAGCGCAGGGCTCGATCGGTTTTGCAGCCGATAGCGGCTTCCCGATCGATCTGCGCGCGACGCTGAACAATGCGCAGCTCGCCAAGAGCGATGCGATCAGCGCCACCACGAGCGGCACGATCCATCTCACCAATGGTCGCGACGGCGGTCTGATCCAGGGCGATCTCCAGATCCCCGAAGCGCGGTATCAGATCATTCGCCAAGGGCAGGCCGAAGTGGCCGAGCTGACCGGCGTGCGGCGCAAGAGCGACGTCGTCGTCGCGCGACCGACCGATCGTCCGGCAGCGCCAGCGGTCGGCCTGTTCAAGCTCGACCTCCGCGTGCGTGCGCCGAACCAGTTGTTCGTGTCGGGCATGGGCCTCGAATCCGAATGGGAGATGGACATGCGGATCGGCGGTACCTCCGCCGCACCGATCGTCACCGGCGGACTCGACATCGTTCGTGGCACCTACTCGTTCTCGGGCAAGCGGTTCGAGGTCAATCGCGGCCAGATCCGTTTCCGTGGCGGTGCGCTGACCGATCCGGACATCAACATCCAGGCGACTACCACGACCAACGGCATCACCGTCGTGATCAACGTGACGGGGACGGGTCAGCGGCCGCAGATCGCCTTCACCTCGACGCCGACGCTGCCGCAGGACGAGGTACTCAGCCGCCTGCTGTTCGGGGCGAGCCCGGCGAACCTGTCGGCAACTGAGGCCATCCAGCTGGCATCCGCACTCAACTCGCTGCGCGGGTCGGGCGGTGGCGGCCTCAACCCGCTAGGCAAGCTGCGCTCGGCGACCGGGTTCGACCGGTTGCGCGTGCTCGGCGCGGACGAAGCGAGTGGGCGCGGCACCAGCCTGGCGGCAGGTAAGTACCTGACCGACAACATCTATGTGGAGATCGTCACCGACGCGAAGGGCTTCACCTCGACGCAGCTCGAGATCGCGCTGACTAGGGCCCTGAGCCTGTTGTCGGCGGCGGGATCGAGCGGCGGCCAGAGCGCCAGCCTCAAATATTCGAAGGACTATTGA
- a CDS encoding response regulator, which produces MNVLFIEDDRMNRRVVRDMLDVAGVAMVEAESAERGLEIIDEQDFAIILVDLRMPGMDGITAIEHIRARGDAKARTPIIVVTADIAPDLRERCLGAGADEVIFKPVAMDSLFDAMGMILARGAQGEGLIA; this is translated from the coding sequence GTGAACGTTTTGTTCATCGAAGACGACCGGATGAACCGCCGCGTCGTCAGAGATATGCTCGATGTCGCAGGCGTCGCGATGGTCGAGGCGGAAAGCGCGGAACGCGGCCTCGAAATCATCGACGAGCAGGATTTCGCGATCATACTCGTCGACCTGCGGATGCCGGGCATGGACGGCATCACTGCGATCGAACACATCCGCGCGCGTGGCGATGCAAAGGCGAGGACCCCGATCATCGTCGTCACCGCCGATATCGCGCCGGACCTGCGCGAACGCTGCCTCGGTGCCGGCGCCGACGAGGTCATCTTCAAGCCGGTCGCGATGGATTCACTGTTCGACGCGATGGGCATGATCCTGGCCCGCGGTGCCCAGGGCGAAGGGCTGATCGCCTAG